A section of the Clostridium felsineum DSM 794 genome encodes:
- a CDS encoding M23 family metallopeptidase: protein MNNDWKNKQNNKENRVINFLKRNAFYIVLFCCLCIIGAVSIYMNIKNNTKSVSMNQPKQKNVTQSKNEVSKTTDKGNAAKEKIENAKQVNQNLMKKDTQPTAPAAANNVVKSTFLDPLKNGNIVVKFDTWYAKNGKYTNIPGEYISPSKELNVLATCDGVVKNVDNGKVTIVNDQTGYTTVYDNLDEKSISIKPNDNVKQGQTIGKIGDSNYSNKLITDSSCLYFEIDQKQKDGTYLAVDPEKILVH from the coding sequence ATGAATAATGATTGGAAAAATAAACAAAACAATAAAGAAAATAGGGTGATTAATTTTCTCAAAAGAAATGCTTTTTACATAGTATTATTTTGTTGCTTATGTATTATAGGTGCAGTCAGCATATATATGAATATAAAGAATAATACTAAAAGTGTTTCTATGAATCAACCTAAACAAAAGAACGTTACACAAAGTAAAAATGAAGTATCAAAAACAACAGATAAAGGAAATGCAGCAAAAGAAAAGATAGAAAATGCAAAGCAAGTAAATCAAAACCTAATGAAAAAAGATACACAACCTACAGCACCAGCAGCAGCTAATAACGTTGTAAAAAGTACTTTTTTGGATCCACTTAAGAACGGTAATATAGTTGTGAAATTTGATACTTGGTATGCTAAAAATGGAAAGTACACTAATATACCAGGAGAATATATATCTCCTAGTAAAGAATTAAATGTTTTAGCTACTTGCGATGGAGTAGTGAAGAATGTTGATAATGGTAAAGTAACAATTGTAAATGATCAAACAGGATATACTACAGTATATGATAATTTGGATGAAAAAAGTATATCAATTAAGCCAAATGATAATGTTAAACAAGGTCAAACCATAGGTAAAATAGGTGACAGTAATTACAGTAATAAGTTAATAACAGATTCAAGCTGCTTGTATTTTGAAATTGACCAAAAGCAAAAGGATGGAACTTATTTAGCTGTAGATCCTGAAAAAATTCTAGTTCATTAA
- the spoIIID gene encoding sporulation transcriptional regulator SpoIIID codes for MKDYIEERVMEVAKYIIESKATIRKTAKVFGVSKSTIHKDMTERLPQINPQIAELAKGVLELNKAERHIRGGKATKMKYKAIEG; via the coding sequence TTGAAAGATTACATTGAAGAAAGAGTTATGGAAGTTGCGAAATATATAATTGAATCTAAGGCTACTATTCGAAAAACAGCTAAAGTTTTTGGTGTTAGCAAGAGTACAATACACAAAGATATGACAGAAAGATTACCTCAAATAAATCCTCAAATTGCTGAGCTTGCTAAAGGTGTGCTTGAGTTAAATAAGGCGGAAAGGCATATAAGAGGAGGAAAAGCAACCAAAATGAAGTATAAAGCTATTGAAGGTTAA
- a CDS encoding rod shape-determining protein, with protein sequence MFFGIGNDMGIDLGTATVLVYLKGKGVILKEPSVVAINRTNNEVLAVGEEARQMIGRTPGNITAIRPLRNGVISDYDVTEKMLKHFIRKACGKRRVSQPKIIICVPCEATGVEKRAVKDAAKNAGAKKVSLIEEPLAAAIGAGLDISKASGNMVIDIGGGTTDIAVISLGGMVVRSSIKVAGDTFDESIIKYIRKKHKLMIGERTAEDLKINIGSAYKKEIEETMEIRGRDLVTGLPKNVEVSSSEMREALREAVSSIAECAHAVLEKTPPELAADVSDKGIMMTGGGALLNGLDKFIQDITQVPVYVAEDPVSCVALGTGKSLEYIDKLDMNSDDLDLSLIK encoded by the coding sequence ATGTTTTTTGGTATAGGAAATGATATGGGAATAGACCTAGGAACTGCTACAGTTTTGGTTTATTTAAAAGGTAAAGGTGTAATTTTAAAAGAACCATCTGTTGTAGCAATAAACCGTACTAATAATGAAGTTTTAGCTGTTGGAGAAGAAGCAAGGCAAATGATAGGTAGAACGCCTGGCAATATTACTGCAATACGTCCATTAAGAAATGGTGTGATTTCTGATTATGATGTGACTGAGAAAATGCTCAAACACTTTATAAGAAAAGCTTGCGGTAAAAGAAGAGTATCTCAGCCTAAGATTATAATATGTGTCCCTTGTGAAGCTACAGGAGTTGAAAAGAGAGCAGTAAAAGATGCTGCAAAAAATGCTGGAGCTAAGAAAGTTAGTTTAATAGAGGAACCATTAGCAGCAGCTATTGGAGCTGGACTTGATATTTCTAAAGCAAGCGGAAATATGGTTATAGATATAGGAGGAGGAACTACTGATATAGCTGTAATTTCATTAGGCGGTATGGTGGTAAGAAGTTCTATAAAAGTAGCTGGAGATACATTTGACGAATCTATAATAAAATATATACGAAAAAAACACAAATTAATGATCGGAGAAAGAACAGCTGAGGATTTAAAGATAAATATAGGTTCGGCTTATAAAAAAGAAATAGAAGAGACTATGGAAATAAGAGGAAGAGATTTGGTTACAGGTCTTCCTAAAAATGTTGAGGTATCTTCTTCGGAAATGAGAGAAGCTCTTAGAGAGGCTGTAAGTTCAATTGCAGAATGTGCACATGCTGTTCTTGAGAAAACACCTCCAGAGTTAGCAGCAGATGTATCTGATAAGGGTATAATGATGACAGGCGGAGGTGCTCTGTTAAATGGTCTTGATAAATTTATTCAAGATATAACTCAGGTACCTGTATATGTTGCAGAAGATCCTGTATCATGTGTTGCATTAGGAACAGGAAAATCACTTGAATATATAGATAAATTAGATATGAATAGTGATGATTTAGATTTAAGTCTTATAAAATAA
- the yyaC gene encoding spore protease YyaC: MNKIKTSYNTPMAYYKLSNFLKHYITDDTIVVCIGTDRCIGDCLGPLVGTMLKEKFFPLDVYGTISEPIHALNIDKKLYKIKNNHKNSTIIGIDACLGDTENIGEIQVRDYAIHPGKGVGKSLPDVGEVSIVGIVDSCESSELFTNRNIRLNLVFEMSKIIVQTIIHSYYLYQNLQDNTFPNNMPNFK; encoded by the coding sequence TTGAATAAAATAAAGACTTCTTACAATACACCAATGGCATACTATAAACTTTCGAATTTCTTAAAACACTATATTACTGATGATACAATAGTAGTATGTATAGGAACAGATCGCTGTATAGGTGATTGTCTTGGTCCCTTAGTTGGAACTATGCTGAAGGAAAAATTTTTTCCCTTAGATGTTTATGGTACAATTTCAGAACCTATACATGCTTTAAATATAGATAAAAAATTATATAAAATAAAGAATAATCATAAAAATTCAACAATAATAGGTATAGACGCTTGCTTAGGTGATACAGAAAACATAGGTGAAATTCAAGTAAGGGATTACGCTATTCATCCTGGAAAGGGTGTTGGAAAATCACTTCCTGATGTCGGTGAGGTCTCCATTGTTGGAATAGTAGATTCCTGCGAAAGTAGTGAATTATTCACTAATAGAAATATACGTTTAAATTTAGTCTTTGAAATGTCAAAAATTATAGTACAAACAATAATACATTCATACTACCTTTACCAAAACCTTCAAGATAATACTTTTCCCAATAATATGCCTAACTTCAAATAA
- the metK gene encoding methionine adenosyltransferase, giving the protein MRKLFTSESVTEGHPDKICDQISDAVLDAILEKDPNGRVACETTVTTGIVNVMGEISTNCYVDIPKIVRKTLREIGYTRAKYGFDCDTCAVVTSIDEQSADIAMGVDEALESRKGEMDKIDAVGAGDQGMMFGFATNETKEYMPMPIALAHRLSKRLADVRKDGTLSYLRPDGKTQVTVEYEDDKPVRIDAVVISTQHGPEVEHDQIERDMIEEVIKKVISPELLDQNTKYYINPTGRFVVGGPQGDTGLTGRKIIVDTYGGYGRHGGGAFSGKDPTKVDRSAAYAARWVAKNLVAAGIADKLEVQLAYAIGVAKPVSILVDTFGTGKISESKIVEIVEKVFDLRPGAIIRDLELRRPIYRQVAAYGHFGRLDVELPWENLDRVQEIKKYI; this is encoded by the coding sequence ATGAGAAAATTATTTACATCAGAGTCAGTAACAGAAGGCCATCCAGATAAAATTTGTGACCAAATATCAGATGCTGTTTTAGATGCTATTCTAGAAAAAGACCCTAATGGAAGAGTTGCATGTGAAACTACAGTAACTACCGGTATTGTTAATGTCATGGGAGAAATATCAACAAACTGTTATGTAGATATTCCTAAGATAGTAAGAAAGACTTTAAGGGAAATAGGTTATACTAGAGCTAAATATGGTTTTGATTGTGATACATGCGCAGTGGTAACATCAATTGATGAGCAATCTGCAGATATTGCTATGGGAGTAGATGAAGCTTTAGAATCTAGAAAAGGTGAAATGGATAAAATTGATGCTGTTGGTGCAGGAGACCAAGGTATGATGTTTGGTTTTGCAACAAATGAAACAAAAGAATATATGCCAATGCCTATAGCACTAGCTCATAGATTATCTAAAAGATTAGCTGATGTTAGAAAAGATGGTACCTTAAGTTATTTAAGACCAGATGGAAAAACTCAAGTTACAGTAGAATATGAAGATGATAAGCCAGTAAGAATTGATGCTGTTGTAATATCTACACAGCATGGTCCAGAGGTTGAGCATGATCAAATTGAAAGAGATATGATAGAAGAAGTAATAAAGAAAGTTATATCTCCTGAACTTTTAGACCAAAACACAAAGTACTATATAAATCCTACTGGAAGATTTGTTGTTGGAGGTCCCCAAGGTGATACAGGACTTACAGGAAGAAAAATAATCGTTGATACGTATGGCGGATATGGTAGACACGGCGGTGGTGCATTTTCTGGAAAAGATCCAACTAAAGTTGATAGATCAGCAGCTTATGCAGCAAGATGGGTAGCTAAAAATCTTGTAGCAGCTGGAATTGCTGATAAACTTGAGGTACAACTTGCTTATGCAATAGGAGTTGCAAAGCCAGTATCTATATTAGTTGATACATTTGGTACAGGTAAGATATCAGAAAGTAAAATCGTTGAAATAGTAGAGAAAGTATTTGATTTAAGACCAGGAGCTATAATAAGGGATCTTGAACTTAGGAGACCTATATATAGACAAGTAGCAGCTTATGGACATTTTGGAAGATTAGATGTGGAATTACCATGGGAGAATCTAGATAGAGTCCAAGAAATAAAAAAATATATATAA
- the recD2 gene encoding SF1B family DNA helicase RecD2, whose protein sequence is MLELHCVVDTVVFKNEENGYVVANAKPKEEDKITIVGCIPYVMEGQSLKVSGEWIVHPQFGKQFKIERCEEILPNSLLGIEKYLASGIIAGIGPVTAQKIVNKFGEQTLEILDNDIYRLSEIEGIGKKKIDKIYETYSEQREVRNIMIFLQNYGVTPKQCVKIYNHYKAKAIEVVKQNPYILVEEISGIGFKTADKIARSLGIEGNSPFRIQSGVSYVINEFCMLGNTYMPMEKLIKNCMEVLNVKKDEVEKAVYECTLSQRIKVEIINGENCVFTMEYYYCEIGITRKIVTLAYDSYKSLDINVDEKIKQFENENGIKFAPSQIEAIEGAFLNGIEVITGGPGTGKTTIIRCITYIFEELNMKVFMAAPTGRAAKRMSESTGREAKTIHRLLEIGYEDEVFLDNNNDSTLQCDVVIIDEASMIDIVLMNSLLKSIGMGTRVIIVGDVDQLPSVGPGNVLRDIIESKCVKVVRLADIFRQSKESMIIVNAHKINNGEMPLLNRKDKDFYFIKEDNAEGITNTIISLVYERLPKFNKKWNAVRDIQVLSPMKRGSAGVINLNTNLQSIINPPHKNKPEIKFRDNIFRVGDKVMQIKNNYMLKWNRITGEGEKSGEGVFNGDIGVVNDIDEDNNVIVIFDDEKEVTYERINLDELELAYAVTIHKSQGSEFPVVILPMTMGPPLLMNRNLLYTGITRAKQLVVIVGFPKAIKFMIDNDKSFERYSGLKWRIEDIIKEES, encoded by the coding sequence ATGTTAGAACTTCATTGTGTTGTCGACACTGTTGTGTTTAAAAATGAAGAGAATGGGTATGTAGTTGCTAATGCCAAGCCAAAAGAAGAGGATAAAATTACAATAGTTGGGTGTATACCCTATGTTATGGAAGGGCAATCTTTAAAGGTTTCAGGAGAATGGATTGTTCATCCTCAGTTTGGAAAACAGTTTAAAATAGAACGTTGTGAGGAAATTTTACCCAATTCTTTATTAGGTATAGAAAAATATCTAGCATCAGGAATTATTGCTGGAATAGGACCAGTAACAGCCCAAAAAATAGTAAACAAATTTGGAGAACAAACGCTTGAAATATTAGATAATGATATATATAGATTAAGTGAAATAGAGGGAATAGGTAAAAAGAAAATAGATAAGATATATGAGACTTATTCTGAACAAAGAGAAGTAAGAAATATAATGATTTTTCTTCAAAATTATGGAGTGACGCCCAAACAATGTGTAAAAATATATAATCATTATAAAGCAAAGGCTATAGAAGTAGTGAAACAAAATCCATATATACTTGTTGAAGAAATATCTGGAATAGGATTTAAAACAGCAGATAAAATAGCTAGAAGTCTTGGAATAGAAGGAAATTCTCCATTTAGAATTCAAAGTGGTGTATCTTATGTGATAAATGAATTTTGTATGTTAGGTAACACATATATGCCAATGGAAAAGCTTATAAAAAATTGCATGGAAGTACTAAATGTAAAAAAAGATGAAGTAGAAAAAGCAGTATATGAATGTACACTTTCTCAAAGAATAAAAGTGGAAATAATAAATGGCGAAAATTGCGTTTTTACTATGGAATATTATTATTGTGAAATAGGTATAACAAGAAAAATAGTAACACTTGCTTATGACAGTTATAAAAGTCTAGATATAAATGTAGATGAAAAAATAAAACAATTTGAAAATGAAAATGGAATAAAGTTTGCACCATCTCAAATTGAAGCTATTGAGGGAGCGTTTTTAAACGGAATAGAAGTTATAACAGGAGGTCCTGGAACTGGAAAAACAACGATAATAAGATGTATAACGTATATATTTGAAGAATTAAACATGAAGGTATTTATGGCTGCACCGACAGGAAGAGCCGCAAAAAGAATGTCCGAATCAACAGGTAGGGAAGCTAAAACTATTCATAGGTTACTGGAGATTGGTTATGAAGATGAGGTGTTTCTAGATAACAATAATGACAGTACACTTCAATGTGATGTTGTAATAATAGATGAAGCATCAATGATTGATATTGTCTTGATGAATAGTCTTTTAAAATCAATAGGTATGGGAACTAGGGTTATAATAGTTGGAGATGTAGATCAACTTCCATCTGTTGGACCAGGAAATGTTCTTAGAGATATAATTGAGAGTAAATGTGTAAAAGTTGTTAGATTAGCAGATATATTTAGACAATCTAAGGAGAGTATGATTATAGTAAATGCTCATAAAATTAACAATGGTGAAATGCCACTTTTGAATAGGAAGGATAAGGATTTTTATTTTATAAAAGAAGATAATGCAGAAGGTATAACTAATACTATAATTAGTTTAGTATATGAAAGGCTTCCTAAGTTTAATAAGAAATGGAATGCTGTAAGAGACATACAAGTACTTTCGCCCATGAAAAGAGGTAGTGCAGGGGTAATAAATTTAAATACTAATTTACAGAGCATTATAAATCCACCTCATAAAAATAAACCTGAAATTAAATTTCGTGACAATATTTTTAGGGTTGGAGACAAAGTTATGCAGATAAAGAATAACTATATGTTAAAGTGGAATAGGATAACAGGCGAAGGGGAAAAGTCTGGAGAAGGAGTTTTTAATGGAGATATAGGAGTTGTCAATGATATAGATGAAGATAATAATGTTATAGTTATTTTTGATGATGAAAAAGAAGTTACATATGAAAGAATTAATTTAGATGAATTAGAACTTGCATATGCAGTAACCATTCACAAAAGCCAAGGAAGTGAATTTCCAGTAGTAATTCTTCCAATGACAATGGGACCACCCCTACTTATGAATAGAAATCTTTTGTATACTGGAATTACAAGAGCTAAGCAGTTAGTTGTAATAGTTGGGTTTCCTAAAGCTATTAAATTTATGATAGATAATGATAAAAGCTTTGAAAGATATTCAGGACTTAAATGGAGAATTGAAGATATAATAAAAGAAGAGAGTTAG
- a CDS encoding ComF family protein, giving the protein MGKRIINYLIYIFDAIVSIIYCNGEKCSACKKEIYDDEILCKECLNKVKFCNSSYIIDKNGINFTVYCAAYYSSIIREMIIKLKYRKDFLCGEALAELMNKVLVKNKVQFDEIVYVPMTKYDFRKRGFNQSEFLALKLSRMSDKPLKHYIRKTTQTKDQIGLTDEMRWNNLKGTFVFKPKDKIGNKVVLLIDDVFTTGATTFFCSKELIENGAKKVIVLTIAKSSI; this is encoded by the coding sequence ATGGGAAAAAGGATTATTAACTATTTAATATATATATTTGATGCAATAGTTAGCATTATATATTGTAATGGTGAAAAATGTTCGGCTTGTAAAAAAGAAATTTATGATGATGAAATTCTTTGCAAAGAGTGTTTGAATAAAGTGAAGTTTTGTAATAGTTCTTATATTATTGATAAAAATGGTATTAATTTTACCGTATATTGCGCTGCATATTATTCAAGTATTATACGTGAGATGATAATAAAATTAAAATACAGAAAAGATTTTTTATGTGGTGAAGCTTTAGCTGAGCTTATGAATAAAGTATTAGTTAAAAATAAGGTGCAATTTGATGAAATAGTTTATGTACCAATGACTAAATATGATTTTAGAAAGAGAGGATTTAACCAAAGCGAATTTTTAGCGCTAAAGCTTTCTAGAATGTCTGATAAACCATTAAAACACTACATAAGAAAAACTACACAAACAAAGGATCAGATAGGACTTACAGATGAAATGCGGTGGAATAATTTAAAGGGAACATTTGTTTTTAAGCCTAAAGATAAAATTGGAAACAAGGTTGTACTACTTATCGATGATGTTTTCACCACTGGAGCAACAACCTTTTTTTGTTCAAAAGAATTGATAGAAAATGGAGCAAAAAAAGTTATAGTATTGACTATAGCAAAAAGTAGTATATAA
- a CDS encoding TrkA C-terminal domain-containing protein has protein sequence MSQCVTKPVYQKIAIDIANRIVSGDFSVGMKLHGRSHLAGHYKVSPETIRRAVAILNDTGIVKVEKGNGIIITSLDKCLEFIKKYKDTNSLTSLKAEIEELINSRNELEKRIDSITNELIDYSSRFSETNPFIPFEFKIYDNLDIVGKKISETKFWQNTGATIIGIRRDGKLILSPGPYSIFKSNDIFIAIGDEGSYYRIKSFIYNDIK, from the coding sequence ATGTCTCAATGTGTAACAAAACCTGTTTATCAAAAAATTGCTATTGACATTGCAAATAGGATAGTATCTGGGGATTTTTCAGTAGGAATGAAATTGCATGGTCGTTCCCATCTTGCAGGTCACTACAAAGTTTCTCCTGAAACTATAAGGCGTGCTGTTGCTATATTAAATGATACTGGTATAGTAAAAGTTGAAAAAGGTAACGGTATAATCATAACATCCTTAGATAAATGTCTTGAATTTATAAAAAAGTATAAGGATACAAATTCCTTAACCTCTTTAAAGGCAGAGATTGAAGAACTAATAAATAGTAGAAATGAATTAGAAAAAAGGATAGATAGTATTACTAATGAATTAATAGACTATTCTAGTAGGTTTAGTGAAACAAATCCATTTATTCCATTTGAGTTTAAAATATATGATAATTTAGATATTGTTGGGAAAAAAATTTCTGAAACTAAGTTTTGGCAGAATACTGGTGCTACAATAATAGGGATACGTCGTGATGGAAAACTTATACTTTCACCAGGTCCATATTCAATTTTTAAAAGTAATGATATATTTATAGCCATAGGTGATGAGGGAAGTTATTATAGAATTAAAAGTTTTATTTATAATGATATAAAATAA
- a CDS encoding ABC transporter ATP-binding protein gives MIELKNIYKKVNGKTILNNVNITINKGELVTLIGPSGCGKTTTLKMINRLITQTSGEILIDGNKIEKENTIKLRRNIGYVIQQTGLFPHLTVEENIGMIMNIEKIDKDKISSKVEELLNLVGLDPESYRYKYPNELSGGQQQRIGIARALAMDPEVILMDEPFSALDPITRNQLQDEIFSIHQNLKKTIVFVTHDMDEALKLADRICIMKDGEVIQYDTPDKILRKPKDDFVKTFVGENMIWNQPDLIKVKDIMIKTVVKSSPERTSIQALEIMKSNHVDRLIITSKDNKLLGVVTLRELKVSINENKKVKDIMRNNLITINESDSIIKVLEIIENKKIGFMPVLDNKANLVGLITKSSLLSVLSNQFINKEVDLYE, from the coding sequence TTGATAGAATTAAAAAATATATATAAAAAAGTTAATGGTAAAACTATATTAAATAATGTTAATATAACTATTAATAAAGGTGAACTTGTAACTTTAATTGGACCAAGTGGATGTGGAAAAACAACTACATTAAAGATGATAAATAGATTAATAACTCAAACTTCTGGTGAAATTTTAATAGACGGAAATAAAATAGAAAAAGAAAATACTATTAAATTAAGAAGAAATATAGGATATGTAATACAGCAAACAGGACTTTTTCCACATCTCACAGTAGAAGAGAATATAGGAATGATAATGAATATTGAGAAAATTGATAAAGATAAAATTAGTAGCAAAGTAGAAGAATTACTAAATTTAGTTGGACTAGATCCTGAAAGTTATAGGTACAAGTATCCGAATGAATTAAGTGGTGGTCAACAGCAAAGAATTGGAATTGCACGTGCGCTTGCTATGGATCCTGAGGTAATACTTATGGATGAACCCTTTAGTGCACTAGATCCAATAACAAGAAATCAACTTCAAGATGAAATTTTTTCAATACATCAAAATTTAAAAAAGACTATAGTATTTGTAACACATGATATGGATGAAGCTTTAAAGTTGGCAGATAGAATTTGCATTATGAAAGACGGGGAAGTAATTCAGTATGATACTCCAGATAAAATACTAAGAAAACCTAAGGATGATTTTGTAAAGACTTTTGTTGGTGAAAATATGATATGGAATCAGCCTGATTTGATTAAGGTTAAAGATATAATGATAAAAACTGTGGTGAAATCAAGTCCGGAAAGAACTTCAATTCAAGCCTTAGAAATTATGAAATCAAATCATGTTGATAGATTGATTATAACTTCTAAGGATAATAAATTACTTGGAGTTGTTACTTTAAGGGAATTAAAAGTTAGTATAAATGAAAATAAAAAGGTTAAAGATATTATGAGAAATAATTTAATTACAATAAATGAAAGTGATTCAATAATAAAGGTACTAGAAATAATTGAAAACAAAAAAATTGGTTTTATGCCAGTTTTAGATAATAAGGCGAACCTCGTTGGACTTATTACAAAAAGTAGTTTGCTTTCTGTATTAAGCAATCAATTTATTAACAAGGAGGTCGATTTGTATGAGTAG
- a CDS encoding glycine betaine ABC transporter substrate-binding protein — MSSFINFVIDRKDQIFSLFIQHIELTLFAVIISIIIGVPIGILITRARKISSSVIALANIAQSIPSMALLGFLIPFFGIGSKPAIVMVVLYSLLPIIKNTFTGLKNVQPHIIEAATGIGLTKNQILIKISLPLAMPVIMSGIRISVVTAVGLMTIAAFIGAGGLGYLVFSGVQTVNNNMILAGAIPASILALLLDFIIGKIENLVTTEGRKKSRSKKVNKKRNRIIAAILTIIIVVSGSVMFYKSMNKKVIVVGSKNFNEQLIVGNMIASLIEHNTNYKVERKLNLGGTSVAFNALKSGDIDMYVEYTGTGLVDIMKKSSEANEQKVFNEVKSFFHDKYNIAWLDPIGFNNTYVLAMNRDLAAKYNINTVSDLAKVSNNFVLGSTMEFLNRTDGFIGLNKSYGLNFKSTKGLDGGLRYSSLNKNETQVTDAFSTDGLLKKFNLKTLKDDKNFFPPYYAVPIVSEDTLKKFPELKSVLSKLKNQITDDEMRELNYKVDNGQDPKNVADEFLKSKHLIK; from the coding sequence ATGAGTAGCTTTATTAATTTTGTAATTGACAGAAAAGACCAAATATTTAGTCTATTTATTCAACATATAGAACTTACACTATTTGCAGTAATTATTTCAATAATTATAGGAGTACCTATAGGAATTTTAATAACAAGAGCTAGAAAAATTTCTTCGTCAGTTATAGCATTAGCAAATATAGCTCAATCTATTCCAAGTATGGCACTGTTAGGATTTTTGATTCCTTTCTTTGGAATAGGCAGTAAACCTGCCATAGTAATGGTTGTTTTATATTCATTACTTCCTATTATAAAGAATACATTTACTGGTCTTAAAAATGTACAACCTCACATAATTGAAGCAGCAACAGGTATAGGATTAACAAAGAACCAAATACTTATAAAGATAAGTTTACCGCTAGCAATGCCTGTAATAATGTCAGGTATAAGAATTTCAGTGGTAACAGCTGTAGGTCTTATGACAATTGCTGCGTTTATTGGTGCTGGTGGTCTTGGATACCTTGTATTTTCTGGTGTGCAAACAGTAAATAATAACATGATATTAGCTGGGGCAATCCCCGCTTCAATACTTGCCCTGCTTTTAGATTTTATAATAGGCAAGATAGAAAATTTAGTTACTACAGAAGGAAGAAAAAAATCTAGGTCTAAAAAAGTTAATAAAAAACGTAATAGAATTATAGCTGCTATTCTTACAATAATAATTGTAGTTTCTGGTTCAGTAATGTTTTATAAAAGCATGAATAAAAAAGTTATTGTAGTTGGTTCAAAGAATTTTAATGAACAACTTATAGTGGGCAATATGATAGCTTCTTTAATAGAACATAATACAAATTATAAAGTAGAAAGAAAATTAAATCTTGGTGGTACAAGTGTAGCTTTTAATGCATTAAAATCAGGAGATATAGATATGTATGTTGAATATACAGGTACAGGTCTTGTGGATATAATGAAAAAATCTTCTGAAGCTAATGAACAAAAAGTATTTAATGAAGTTAAAAGCTTCTTTCATGATAAATATAATATAGCTTGGCTTGATCCAATTGGTTTTAATAATACTTATGTACTTGCAATGAATAGAGACTTAGCTGCAAAATATAATATAAATACAGTATCTGATTTAGCAAAAGTAAGTAATAATTTTGTTTTAGGTAGTACTATGGAATTTTTAAATAGAACAGATGGATTTATTGGATTAAATAAAAGTTATGGACTTAATTTTAAAAGTACAAAGGGATTAGATGGAGGACTCAGGTACTCATCTTTGAATAAAAATGAAACACAAGTAACAGATGCTTTTTCAACAGATGGATTGTTAAAGAAATTTAATTTAAAAACATTAAAAGATGATAAGAACTTTTTTCCACCGTATTATGCGGTTCCAATTGTAAGTGAAGATACCCTGAAAAAGTTTCCTGAATTAAAATCTGTTCTCTCAAAACTTAAAAATCAAATCACAGATGATGAAATGAGAGAACTTAATTATAAAGTTGATAATGGACAAGATCCTAAAAATGTAGCAGACGAATTTTTAAAAAGCAAACACTTAATTAAGTAA